A genomic segment from Klebsiella africana encodes:
- the dinG gene encoding ATP-dependent DNA helicase DinG, with translation MALTAALKAQIAAWYKALQEQIPDFIPRPPQRQMIADVAKTLAGEEGRHLAIEAPTGVGKTLSYLIPGIAIAREEQKTLVVSTANVALQDQIYSKDLPLLRKIIPDLRFTAAFGRGRYVCPRNLTALASTEPSQQDLLAFLDDDLTPNNQAEQKLCATLKQDLDSYRWDGLRDHTDKAIDDALWSRLSTDKASCLNRNCHYYRECPFFVARREIQEAEVVVANHALVMAAMESEAVLPEPKNLLLVLDEGHHLPDVARDALEMSAEITAPWFRLQLDLFCKLVATCMEQFRPKTTPPLANPERLTGHCEELFELIASLNNILNLYMPAGQEAEHRFPMGELPQEVMEICQRLAKLTEMLRGLAELFLNDLSEKTGSHDVVRLHRVLLQMNRALGMFESQSKLWRLASLAQSSGAPVTKWATRVVRDGQIHVWFHCVGIRVSDQLERLLWRSVPHIVVTSATLRSLNSFSRLQEMSGLKEKAGDRFVALDSPFNHVEQGKIIIPQMRYEPLMDNEEQHIAEMAAYFRQQVESKKHLGMLVLFASGRAMNRFLEHVTDLRLMLLVQGDQPRYRLVELHRKRVESGERSVLVGLQSFAEGLDLKGDLLSQVHIHKIAFPPIDSPVVITEGEWLKSLNRYPFEVQSLPSASFNLIQQVGRLIRSHHCWGEVVIYDKRLLTKNYGARLLNALPVFPIEQPGVPEVIVKRKAKQTAKQSGRKRR, from the coding sequence ATGGCTTTGACCGCTGCGCTGAAAGCGCAAATCGCCGCCTGGTATAAGGCGCTTCAGGAACAGATCCCGGACTTTATTCCCCGCCCCCCGCAGCGGCAGATGATCGCCGATGTGGCGAAAACCCTCGCCGGGGAAGAGGGCAGGCATCTGGCTATCGAAGCACCGACCGGCGTCGGTAAAACGCTGTCATACCTGATCCCGGGTATAGCCATCGCCCGGGAGGAACAAAAAACGCTGGTGGTTAGCACCGCCAACGTCGCCCTGCAGGATCAAATCTACAGTAAAGACCTGCCGCTGCTGCGCAAAATCATTCCCGACCTGCGCTTCACCGCCGCCTTTGGCCGCGGGCGCTACGTCTGCCCGCGCAACCTGACGGCGCTGGCTAGCACCGAGCCGTCGCAGCAGGATCTGCTGGCCTTTCTCGATGACGATCTCACGCCGAATAATCAGGCGGAGCAGAAGCTGTGTGCGACCCTGAAGCAGGATCTCGACAGCTACCGCTGGGACGGCCTGCGCGACCATACCGACAAAGCCATCGACGATGCGCTGTGGAGCCGGCTGAGCACCGACAAGGCCAGCTGCCTGAACCGTAACTGCCACTACTATCGCGAGTGCCCGTTCTTTGTGGCGCGGCGGGAAATTCAGGAGGCGGAAGTGGTGGTGGCCAACCATGCGTTGGTGATGGCGGCGATGGAGAGCGAGGCGGTGCTACCGGAGCCGAAAAACCTGCTGTTGGTCCTCGATGAAGGTCATCATCTGCCGGACGTCGCCCGCGACGCGCTGGAGATGAGCGCCGAGATCACCGCCCCCTGGTTTCGCCTGCAGCTGGATCTGTTCTGCAAGCTGGTGGCCACCTGCATGGAGCAGTTCCGCCCGAAAACCACGCCGCCGCTGGCCAATCCGGAGCGGCTCACCGGCCATTGCGAAGAGCTGTTCGAGCTGATTGCCTCGTTGAATAATATTCTCAATCTCTACATGCCCGCCGGTCAGGAAGCGGAGCATCGTTTCCCGATGGGCGAGCTGCCGCAGGAGGTGATGGAGATCTGCCAGCGGCTGGCGAAGCTCACCGAGATGCTGCGCGGCCTGGCGGAGCTGTTCCTGAACGATCTCAGTGAAAAGACCGGCAGCCATGACGTGGTGCGTCTGCATCGGGTGCTGCTGCAGATGAACCGCGCCCTTGGCATGTTTGAAAGCCAAAGCAAGCTGTGGCGCCTGGCGTCGCTGGCGCAGTCCTCAGGCGCGCCGGTAACCAAATGGGCGACGCGGGTAGTGCGCGACGGCCAGATCCACGTCTGGTTCCACTGCGTCGGCATCCGCGTCAGCGATCAGCTTGAACGGCTGCTGTGGCGCAGCGTGCCGCACATCGTGGTGACGTCAGCGACGCTACGCTCGCTAAACAGCTTCTCGCGCCTGCAGGAGATGAGCGGTCTGAAGGAGAAAGCGGGGGACCGCTTCGTGGCGCTGGATTCGCCGTTCAACCATGTTGAGCAAGGAAAAATTATTATTCCTCAAATGCGCTATGAACCGCTGATGGATAACGAAGAGCAGCACATTGCCGAGATGGCGGCCTATTTTCGCCAGCAGGTGGAAAGCAAAAAACATCTCGGGATGCTGGTGCTGTTTGCCAGCGGGCGGGCGATGAACCGCTTCCTCGAGCATGTGACCGATCTGCGCCTGATGCTGCTGGTGCAGGGCGACCAGCCGCGCTACCGGCTGGTGGAGCTGCATCGCAAACGAGTGGAAAGCGGCGAGCGCAGCGTGCTGGTGGGTCTGCAGTCCTTTGCCGAAGGTCTCGATTTAAAGGGCGATCTGCTAAGCCAGGTGCATATCCATAAAATCGCCTTTCCGCCCATCGACAGCCCGGTGGTGATCACCGAAGGCGAATGGCTGAAAAGCCTCAATCGTTATCCCTTCGAGGTACAGAGTTTGCCTAGCGCCTCCTTTAATCTTATTCAGCAGGTGGGGCGTCTGATCCGCAGTCATCACTGCTGGGGAGAGGTGGTGATTTACGATAAGCGTCTGTTGACCAAAAACTATGGCGCGCGTCTACTGAACGCGTTACCTGTTTTTCCCATAGAGCAGCCGGGCGTTCCGGAGGTTATAGTAAAACGGAAAGCAAAACAGACAGCAAAACAGTCAGGCCGCAAACGTCGCTGA
- the ybiB gene encoding DNA-binding protein YbiB has product MEYSKIIKEVGRGKNHARDLDEETARALYARMLNGEVPELELGGILIALRIKGEGEAEMKGFYAAMQQHTLRLTPPAGKPMPIVIPSYNGARKQANLTPLLAMLLHKLGFPVVVHGVSHDPTRVLTETIFTLLDIPATRHAGQAQAQLEGHEPVYIPVGAFCPPLEKQLAMRWRMGVRNSAHTLAKLATPFGEGEALRLSSVSHPEYVPRVANFFRETGGRALLMHGTEGEVYANPQRCPQISLIDEQGVRVLYERQTATVAEAVVLPASKDPEVTARWIERCVAGVEPVPNSLKIQLACCLLASGEVTSLAQGLSRVDDCW; this is encoded by the coding sequence ATGGAGTACAGCAAAATTATAAAAGAGGTGGGTCGCGGTAAGAATCATGCCCGCGATCTCGATGAAGAGACCGCCCGTGCGCTCTACGCGCGGATGCTGAACGGCGAGGTGCCGGAGCTGGAGCTGGGGGGAATATTAATCGCCCTGCGCATTAAAGGCGAAGGCGAAGCGGAGATGAAAGGTTTTTACGCGGCGATGCAGCAGCATACGCTGCGCCTGACCCCGCCGGCCGGCAAGCCGATGCCGATCGTTATCCCCAGCTACAACGGCGCGCGCAAGCAGGCGAACCTCACGCCGCTGCTGGCGATGCTCCTGCACAAGCTGGGATTTCCGGTGGTGGTTCACGGCGTCAGTCACGATCCCACCCGGGTGCTGACCGAAACCATTTTTACACTGCTGGACATTCCGGCCACCCGGCATGCCGGACAGGCACAGGCGCAGCTGGAGGGGCATGAGCCGGTGTATATCCCGGTGGGCGCCTTCTGTCCGCCGCTGGAGAAACAGCTGGCGATGCGCTGGCGGATGGGCGTGCGCAACAGCGCCCACACCCTGGCCAAGCTGGCCACGCCGTTTGGCGAAGGGGAGGCGTTGCGTCTCTCCAGCGTGTCGCATCCGGAATATGTGCCGCGGGTGGCGAACTTCTTTCGTGAGACCGGTGGCCGCGCGCTGTTGATGCACGGTACCGAGGGCGAAGTGTACGCCAACCCGCAGCGCTGCCCGCAGATCAGTCTGATCGATGAGCAGGGCGTGCGGGTGTTGTATGAACGCCAGACTGCGACGGTAGCGGAGGCGGTGGTTCTGCCGGCCTCGAAAGATCCCGAGGTCACCGCACGCTGGATCGAGCGCTGCGTCGCAGGCGTAGAACCGGTGCCCAACTCGTTGAAGATCCAGCTTGCCTGCTGTCTGCTGGCCAGCGGAGAAGTGACGTCGCTGGCGCAAGGGCTAAGCCGCGTCGACGACTGCTGGTGA